The Longimicrobium sp. genome includes the window CTCCTCGTCGCTCAGCCCGCGGTCGGACACCAGCTGGGTCAGCAGCAGCTCCGGAGAGTCCTTGAACAGCTTGCGGGTGATGCGGCGCAGCACGCTGGTGCCGGCGTCCTGCCGCTCGACCAGCGGGTGGTAGCGGTACGCCTTCCCGGCCTCGGTGTGGCCGACGTACCCCTTCTCCTCGAGCGTGCGCAGCACCGTGAGCACCGTGGTGTAGGCCAGGTCGTCCGGCAGCCGGTCGCGGACCTCGGCCACCGACGCGCCGCCCAGGTCCCACAGCACGCCCATCACGTCCAGCTCGCGGTCGGTGAATGCGATCTCCACGTCCGTCCTCGTCGTCAGGGTGCGGGAGTGCGGGCGTCCGTCACCTTCTCGGGCCCGAAGTCGAGACGCATCGCGCCTTCGTGGTTCGCGGCTTCGGGGCCAAAGGTGAGCGCGGCGACGATGCTTCGCGC containing:
- a CDS encoding BlaI/MecI/CopY family transcriptional regulator, with amino-acid sequence MEIAFTDRELDVMGVLWDLGGASVAEVRDRLPDDLAYTTVLTVLRTLEEKGYVGHTEAGKAYRYHPLVERQDAGTSVLRRITRKLFKDSPELLLTQLVSDRGLSDEELRRMQKLLEDRLRGGGEG